Genomic segment of Kibdelosporangium phytohabitans:
ACCCTGTCCCACGGTCGCCGTGGTGCCGCCGCCTCCGGGGTAGGAGACGTTGTAGGTGAGGCTGTCCGCGCTGATGGCTGTCACACGCATGGACGTGTAGTGCAGTTTCGCCGCGTCCAGCCGGACGGTCGTCGGCTTGGACAGCACCAGCACGCAGTCACCGTCGAAGCAGTCCTTCACGTTCGAACTCGCCGGCGCGAGCGGACGCGGGTTCGTGTACCGGGTTGTTGTCGTGGTTGCCGTCGTCGTGCTGGTTGTGGTCGGGGCGGACGACGTTGTTGCCGTCGTGGTGGTCGGGGGAGTGGATGCCGGTGGTTGTGCGGTCGGGGCTTCGCTGCCGCAACCGGACAGGGCCAGAGCGAGGGCGGCGAGAACGGTGAGATGGCGGCGCATGGTCTGGTTGTAGTCCGGCCCGCCGGGACCGGTCCCGTGTGGACAACGACCGCGACCCGGGAAACCGAGCCGCACTTGCAGGTAACCGCCGTTCCGCACGGTCTGGTCGTGTGAGCAGGCGAAGTCCACCCAGTCCGGTTCAGCCAGGGCAACAGGCCCTCGACGGACATCGTCCGTGCCAGGCCGGACCGGGGGAACCCCGCACCACCCGCGCCGAACAACCGAAAGTTTCCGGCAAGCGTGTCAGGCCCGTCGGTGGCAGCGTGTGGCGTTCGGTGGGACGGCATCCGGAGAACGGACGGCGAGCAGTGACGCGCAACTGCCCTTTTGGTCCTGCTCAGGCACGAACTCGCCGCGAGGGTGTCCGCACCCCGGCCGCCAGCGGCGCGGACCTGGTCCAATGGCGGATCATGTGACGTCCTGTCCGCTGGACACCTTACTCGCCGGCTTGTGCGGACGGCGCAGAAGCGCACCGGCCACCAGGCCGCTGAGCACCGCGAGCGAGGCGCAGAACACCATCGCGGCAACGATCCCGCTTGTCGTCTGCTGACCTTGGCCGCGGTAGATCGTGCCGCAGAGCGCGATGCCCAGTGCCAGGCCGAGTTGCCGTGAACTGTTGGCCGCCGCGCCCGCGGTGCCGCCGTAAGCCGGGGGCACCGCGGCGATCGCCACCGCCGGGAACACCGGTGACACCATCCCCGCGCCGATGCCCGTGATCACCAGCGCGGGCAGCAGGGCCACCCAGCTCGGGTCGGCGAGCACCACGGTGGCCGTCGCACAGCCGAGTCCGATCAGGACGGTCGCGCCGCCGAGCGCGATACTCGGCGCCAGCCCGTGCAGCCGCTTGCTGATCAACGCGGAAACCAGGAAGAACACCACGATCTGCACTGTCAGCACCAGCGACGTGTCCAGGGGGCTGAGGCCCGCGGTGCCCTGCAACCACAACGACAGCACGGGCAACGCGCCGAACGAGGCGAAGTAGTAGCCGAACGCCACGACCAGGACACCGATGAACGCGGGTGTGCCGAACAGTTTCAGCGGCACCATCGGCGTACGGCTTCGACGCTGAACCACAACGAACACGACCACGCACACCACCGCGACAACCAGGGCGATCACGGCGCCCGGCGCCGTCCAGCCGTGGTCGCCGCCGTCGATCACGGCGTAGGTCAACGCGGTCGCGGACAACGTGAAAGCGGCGATCCCGGGCACGTCGATGCGGTTGCCGGTACGCACGCTCTCCGTCAGCGTGGTCGCGCCCAAGATCAGGGCCACCGCCCAGATCGGCAGCGACGCGAAGAAAATCCAGCGCCAGCCCAGCAGTTCGGCGAGCACGCCACCGGCCACCGTGCCGACCGCGCCCGCCACTCCCGCGACGGTGCCCCAGATCGCGAACGCCTTCGCCCGCGCGTGGCCGTGATAGGTCAGGCCCACCAGCGGCAGGATCGTGGCGAACATCGCCGCACCCGCGATGCCCTGCCCGGCGCGGGCGGCGATCAGCACCGCGACCGAGTCCGCCAGCCCGCAGACCAGGGTGGCCAGGCCGAAGGCGACCAGGCCGGTCAGGTACACACGCTTGCGGCCCAGGTTGTCGCTCAACGAGCCCATGCCGAGCAACAGCCCGGCCAGCGCGACGGTGAAGACGTCCACGATCCACTGCAGGCCGGTGAAACCACCGCCGAGGTCGGCGCCGACGTTCGGCAGCGCCACCGTGACGATGGTGGTGTAGATCATCAAGAGGAACGTGCCGAGGCAGGCGGCGACCAGTGGACGCCACGAAACCGGTGCGGATGTGTGCTGTTCGGGTACGGCGGGCATGCCAGCACCATGCTGTAATGGCCTTGTGCGGGAGAACCATTACTACGCGGAGATCCTCCGCCTTGTGACCGACTTCACCAACGCGCCGCTGGCCGGCCTGGCCGACCTCCGGCAGCGCTGCGCCTCGACGTGCCTCAGCCTCGAGATCCCGTCCGGCCCCGCCGACCTGGCCGGTGTCCGCGCGCTCGCGCTGCGCTGGGCTGAGATCGTGGACGCCGACAGCGAGACCAGCCGGGTCCGGCTGCTCAACACGCTGCTCGCCGAAGCCGCGGCGTACCCGCGCATCACCGACCACGACGGCGCCGGCTGGCACCTGCACTACCGCGACGACGGCGTGAGCCTCGCCCCGGTGCTGCGCGCGGTCGTCGCCGTCGCAGCCGCACAACACCTCACCGAACTCGGCATGCACAGGCTCGGCCGGTGCGCGCTCGTCGAATGCCGCCTCGCCTTCGTCGACTTCAGCCGAGGCGGCTCGCAACGCTACTGCTCACGGGTGTGCGCCAACCGTGACGCCGTACGCCGTCACCGGCAGAAAGTCAGCTGACGGATCGGAAGAACTGGCGGATGTCGCCGACCAGCAGATCCGGCGCGTCCTGCGTGGCCCAGTGGCTGCCGCGCTCGAACTCGTTCCACGACACGATGTTGCTGTGGTCGCGCTCGGCGAACCGGCGCAACGGCGTGAAGTCGAACGCGAAGCTGGCCAGCCCGGTCGGCGCGGTCGTCGGCTCGGCCGGGTGCTCGGCGTGGTGGTCCTCGTAGTAGAAGCGGGCGGCCGACGCGGCTGTGTTGGTCAGCCAGTACAGCGTCACGTTGGTCAGGACGTGGTCGTCGCTGGTACCGCCCAGCAGTTGCGCGCTCCAGGCGAGCTGCCCGGTCGGTGAGTCGGCCAGCGCGTGCGCCAGGTTCTGCGGCGCGGTCTGCTGCAGCTTGGCGTACGCGGACATGTTGTCGTTGAAGTGTTGCAGGAACCGCACGTACTCCAGTTCCTGCGCCGACATGCCGTCGAACTCGGCGGGATCGCCCGACGGGAACGAGAACAACTGGGTGACGTGCACGCCGATGACGTGGTCCGGTGCGATCCGGCCGACCTCGGGGGCCACGAACGAACCCGCGTCGTTGCCGTGCGTGCCGTAGCGTTCGTAGCCCAGCCGCCGCATCAGTTCGGCCCACGCGCGGGCGGTGCGGTAGCGGTTCCAGCCCTTCTCGTGGGTCGGACCGGAGAAGCCGAAGCCGGGCAGTGACGGGATGACCAGGTGGAACGCGTCCGCCGGGTCGCCGCCGTGCGAGCGGGGGTCGGTGAGCGGGCCGATCAGGTCCAGGTACTCGAACACCGAGTTCGGCCAGCCGTGGGTCAGCAGCAGCGGCGTGGCGTCCGGTTCGGCCGAGCGGACGTGCAGGAAGTGGATGTTCTGCCCGTCGATCTCGGTGGTGAACTGCGGGTGTTCGTTGAGCTTCGCCTCCCAGTGCCGCCAGTCGTAGCCGTCACGCCAGTAGGAAACCAGCCGCCGCACGTACTCCAGCGGCACGCCGTACTCCCAGCCGGGCGGGACCGGGCCGCGCTGCACGCCGTCGGTCACCTGGTCGGCGGGCAGTTCGTTGGCCCAGCGGACTCGTGCCAGCCGATCGGCCAGCTCGGTCAGGTCGGCCTGCGGGACGTTCGCGGTAAAGGGCTTGATCTCGTTCATGCCGGTAACGCTAGAAGGCCATTAGGAATGATTCGTTCCTATTGAACTGGCAGACTTGCGGCTGTGATCGAGACCTCAGGACGCCTGTTGCGTCTGCTCGCGCTGCTGCAGAGTCCCCGTGACTGGACCGGCGCCGAACTCGCTGATCGCCTGCGGGTGAGCGGCCGCACGGTCCGCAACGACGTGGAACGGCTGCGCGCGCTCGGCTACCCGGTCAACGCCACCCGGGGCTCCACCGGCGGGTACCGGCTCGGCGCCGGCGCGCAGCTGCCGCCGCTGCTGCTGGACGACGAGGAAGCGGTGGCCGTGGCGGTGAGCCTGCGGACCGCGGCGGGCGGCACCGTCACCGGCATCGAGGAGACCGCGGAACGCGCGTTGACCAAACTGGAGCAAGTCCTCCCGTCCCGGTTGCGCCGCAGGGTCAACGCGCTGCAGTCGTACACGGTCCCGGTGCCGCGAGACGTTCCCGCGCCGCGGGTGAGCGCGGAGATCCTGACCGTGCTCACGGCAGCCTGCCGGGACCACGAACGTCTCAGGTTCGACTACCTCGACCACGGTGGCGGCGGGAGCGTGCGCGAGGTGGAGCCGTATCGCCTGGTCAACTGGGGCAGCCGGTGGTACCTCGTGGCGTGGGACGTCGACCGCGCCGACTGGCGCACGTTCCGGGTGGACCGGCTCACGCCGCGCGTGCCCACCGGTCCCCGCTTCACCGCCCGTGACCTGCCCGAAGACGTCGTCGACCGGGTTCGGCGCGGTGTCTCGTCAGCCGCGTGGCGATACCGCGCGAAGGTGATCGTGCACGCACCGGCCACTGTGGTCGCGGAGCGGATCAGCGCAGCCGTCGGCACAGTGGAAGCACGCGACGAGGACACCGCCGTCCTGCACACCGGCTCCGACACCGTGGCGGGCATGGCCGTCCACCTTGGACTGCTGGGGCTCGGCTTCACGGTCGTCGAGCCGCCGGAACTGGTTGAGCACGTGAAGGTCCTGGCCGAGCGCTACCGCGACGCGGTCGGCTGACTCAGATTCCCGCCGGTTCGTCCCTGGCCCACGGCTGAGCGGATTCGAGCTGGGTGGCGAGCGCGAGCAGCGTGCCTTCGCCGCCGAGACCGCCGACGAACTGGACGCCGAGCGGAAGGCCTTGTGCGGTGCGGTGAAGCGGAACGGACATGGCCGGGCGGCCGGTGATGTTGGCCAGTTGGGTGAACGGGACCGGCGCCAGGTTGGTGAGCGCTTGCTCGTACCACGCGTTCGTTTTGCTGAAGGCGCCGACCAGTTTCAGTTGCTCCATGACCTGGGCGGCCAGCCGGACCGCGGGCGGCGTGGCGAGCTCACCGATCCGGACAGGCGGGCGCGCGAGCGTCGGGGTCAGCAACAGGTCGTAGCGTTCGTGGAACGTGGCCAACGCGCGCGTGTAGCCGTTCCACCGCTGGTGCGCGGCGACGTAGTCCGGTGCTTTCACCGCCCACGCCGCTGCCGCGAGCATGCGGGTGTCGAGTTCGAAGTCCTGTGGCTTGGCGCCGGTCGTGCGCCGGATGTCCGCGATGATCGTCGCGGCGTAGGCACTCCACCCGGTCAGGAAGTCACGGGCCAGCTGCCTGCCGTCGATCTCCGGCTCGGCCGGTTCCACGTCGTGGCCGAGCTTCTCCAGCACGGACCGGGCGTGCTCGACCGCGGCGACCGCGTCGTCGTGCACCGCGCTGCCGAGCGGGGAACGGGTCATGTAGCCGATCCGGAGCTTGCCGGGCTCCCGCGCGGCCAGTTCCAGGAACGGAACGTCAGGCAGCGCGGGCAGATACGGGCCGCCGAGGTCACGGGTGGCGGTCAAGGCGTCCAGCATCGCCGCCGTGTCGCGGACCGTCCGGGAGATGACGCCGTCCGTCGCCGCGCCGTGGAAGCCCTCGGCACGCAACGGACCGCTGGACAGCAGGCCCCGTCCCGGCTTGAGCCCGAAAAGCCCACAGCACGCCGCGGGGATGCGGATCGAGCCACCGCCGTCGCTCGCCCCGGCGACCGGCACGATCCCGGCGGCCACAGCCGCGGCGGCGCCTCCCGACGATCCGCCCGGCGTGTGCCCGAGGTTCCACGGGTTGCGGGTCGGGCCCGTTGCCACGGGCTCCGTCACGGCCTTGGTGCCGAACTCCGGCGTGGCGGTCTTGCCGAAGACGACGAGTCCGGCATCCAGCCACCGCCGCACGTTCACGCTGTGCGCGGCGGCGGCACGTCCGCGCAGCGACCGCGATCCCGAACCGGTCGGCAGGCCCGCGTAGTCCTGCCCCAGGTCCTTGAGCAGGAACGGCACACCGGCGAGCGGGCCGGACAGCTCGCTCGCCGCGCGTTCGCGGGCGATCCCGTACATCGGGTACACGATCGCGTTCAGCTTCGGGTTGACCTGCTCGGCCCGGTCGATCGCCGCCTCGAGCAGGTCGGCCGCTGACACCTCGCCACGCGCGACCAGCTCGGCCAGACCGACCGCGTCATAGCGCCGATACTCTTCGTAGTCGACCACGATCAACCCTAACCAGTGCGTCCACGTGGCCTGCTGTGACAGCGCTCACCAGCTGCCGCTGCCGCCGCTGTCGGAGGAACTGGACGAACTGCCGCTGTCGGACGAACTGCTGCTGGACGAACTGCTGTCCGAGTAGCTGCTGCCCGACCAGCTGCTGCTGCCGCCGTACGAGTGGAAACCACCGCCCGGCCTGCGGGTGCGGCCCGCCCTGGCGAACAGCGCGATGACCACGCCCGCGATGCCGAGCCCGAAGATCCACCCGAAGGCCGACGTGCCGGACGAGCGGCTGGAGGACACGTCGGCCGCCGAGGTGGTGCGCGCCGGACGGGTGTGGCTGGTGGGCGGCGTCGAAGTGGGCAGCGCCAGGCCCGCCGACGGGAATGTGGCCGACACCAGCACGACATCACGTGCGACGATGTTCTTCTGGTTGACGCGGATGACGTTGCCCGCGGCGGACGTGGCGCCGTTGCACGGGGTCGTGCCGGACACGGTGCAGGAGCCGAGCGTCGCGGCGGCCGGGGCGGTGATCGTCCCGGTGACGGCGGCCATCGGCACGTCCCAGCTGCCGTCCACGACATGCCAGAACACGGCGGCGTCGGTCCCCCTGGACTCGGCCGCGGCGGCGACGTCGTAGTTCAGCACGTAGGTGTGCGCACCGGTGACCGTGACGGCGGGATCGCCGACGCGGATGACGCTGCCGGTCGTGGTCACCCCGGCCGGCGCGCCGTCCGGGCTCGTCGCCGTCGCCGTCCCGGTCACCCTCTTGCCCGTGACCTTGCGGGTGATGCCGTGCCGCTCGTTCTTGCCGAAGTCGTAGGCGATCGTCTCGGTGACGTGCGCGGTGCCGTCCCCGGCGATGGTGACAGCCACGTCGTAGGCGGTGATCCGTTCACCCGGCTCCGCCGACGCCGTCGAGGCCATTGCCAGCACGGCACCCAGCGCCAGCGTCCCCGCCGTCAACACCCTCAGCATCGCCGACCTCCCCTGCGTCCTTGCTACGACGCAGGTGGCCGCCGACCCGTTCCCCCCTGCTACGGGGTGGGCGCCTGGGCGAGCGACAGCGTGTTGCCGTCCGGGTCGTTCACGTCGACGTGGCGCACACCGTTGCCGTAGGTCTCCACCGGTTCGTGGGCGATGTCGTTCGCGGCCAGGCGCGCGAGGATGTCGTCCAGGTCGGTCACCCCGAACGTGATCATGGTCCCGCCGACGCCCCTGGCCCGCAAGTCGCGGCCGTCGAGCGCGATCCACGCGTTCACACCGACCTGCCACAGGTGTTCCTCGCCGGCGACCTCGTCCGCCGGACGCCCGAAGAACACCTCGAACCACGGTAGCGACCTGGCGAGGTCGCTCACCGGCACGATGCCGTACATGTCCACACGAACCACTCCTTCTGTCGTTTCGACAGGTGGACCGGTCCGCTGACCGGAACTCATCGCGCCGGTGCGCCGCGATCAGCGTTTGATCTCCATCTGGCCCATCATCCCCGTGGCGGAGTGGTCGAGCATGTGGCAGTGGTAGACGTACCGGCCCTCGTGGCCGTCGAACCGGACCTTGATCCGGACGTTGCCGCCGGGCGGGATGGTGACGGTGTCCTTCGGGCCGCTCTCGTGCCCGCCGACCGGCTTGCCGTTGCGGTCCAGCACCTGGAACTGCACCAGGTGCAGGTGCAGGTTGTGCGGGATGGACGGTTGCGTGTCGGCGTTGCGGATCGTCCAGATCTCCGTCGTGCCGAGCTTGATCTGCTGGTCGACGCGTGCGGGGTCGAAGATCCTGCCGTCGATCACGAACGCGCCGCGCTGCAGGTCCAGCTTCAGTTCCACCTCGCGGTGCACCGTCGGCGTGCCGAGGTCCTGCAACGGGCGCAGCACCGCGGGCACCCGGCTGTCGTCCGTCGCGGTCCGCGTGACGTCGAACCGCATGACCTGCTGTGTGCTTTCCACGTCCCCGAGGTCGTTGAACAGCACGAGCTGCGTGCCGACCGGGTACCGCGAGAAGTCGATCACCGCCTCGACCCGCTCGCCCGGCCACAGGTCGAAACTCGTCGCGGTGACAGGAGCGGGCAGCAGGCCGCCGTCGGAACCGATCAGCTGGAACGACGAGGTGTCCGCCAGCCGCAGCCGGTACGCGCGCTCGTTGGAGCCGTTGTAGAACCGCAGCCGGTACTTGCGTGCGCTGACGCGGAAGTACGGCTGGACACGGCCGTTGACCAGCAGCGTGCGCCGCTCCTCGAAACCACCGGCGGTGTACACGAGCTTGCCCGCCGCGTCGATGTGCACGTCCCGCAGCAGCAGGGGGACGTCGAACTCGCCCTCGGGCAGACCCAGCGACCGTTCGGCCTCGTCGTGCAGCAGGTACATGCCTGCCAGGCCGCGGTAGACCTGCTCTGCCTCCGAGTGGTGGGCGTGCGCGTGGTACCAGAGGGACGCGGCCTGCTGGGTGTTCGGATACCGGTACTGCTTCTGGTCGCCGGATTTGATCAGGTCCGTCGGATGCCCGTCGGACGCCGCGGCGACGTGCGCGCCGTGCAGGTGCACGACGGTCGATTCAGCCATCGCGTTGACGTAGGTGACGGCCACCTCACGACCGCGTTTGGCGTGGATGGTGGCGCCGGGGAACTTCCCGTCGTAGGTCAGCACCTTGCTCTTCACGCCGGGCAGGATCTCCGCCTCGGCCTCGTGCACGCCGACGAAGTAGAAGTCGGTGGTGGCGGACTGGTGGACGGGTTTGGCGGCCGGGGGGATGTGCAGCGCGGTGGCGAATGCGGCCACCCGCGGGCCGGACTCACCGCCGCCCATGATCCGTTCCAGCGGGAACGCGGCGACCGCGCCACCGACTGCCGTGAGCTTTATCAAGTCGCGCCTGTTGAGCACTGGTTCGATCCCTTCTCATCGGATGGGCGCGACCCGGCCCGCCGCCACGGCGGTCCAAGCAAGACCGTCAGCACAAGCGCCATCAGAAACGCGTACCGCCCAACCTCAGCGGCATCCACCACCCAGCTGTCATCACGACCCAGGCTTATGGAGATCACCACGGGAGTCGTGACAACCGCGACGGCCGCCGCAACCCCCGCGAACACCAACCGCACCGACGTGGAGTCGTACGCCCAACCCCGGTGGCGCAGAAGCGAACGCAACAAAGCCGCGCCCGCGAGCAGAAGCGCGAATGCGACATGTGCGGCGAGAGTGGTGGTGCCAACGAGGTATGGCGCGGTGTTGGCGCTGATCGGCGGCGGCCCAGCGAATGCCGTCGGCCCGTGATGTCCCGTCAGGTGAGGCGTGACAAGCGACCGGCCAGCCGGGTTGGTCGACGCCGGCAACCTGGCGAACACGATGAAGGCGACGACCGCGCCTTGCCCGAGCGCCAAGCCGAGAAGCTTGCCCACCGCGAGCGCGGGAAGCGGACTGCTGCCCTGTGCAAGCGTGGCCATGCTTCCCCCTCCCGGCGGGCTGACCAGCGCTGTGCCGCGCGCGCCCGGACATACCGTGATCGCTGCCGCTCGTAACGCGGTCGAGCGTCACTGGTGGCGCGGGATCACGGCCTCGCGGCGGGAGCGCAGGCGCTGCGGGCGAGCTGGAGGATCGAGTAGAGCAGTCCGATGTCGACGGTGAGCGTGATCCGCTGGG
This window contains:
- a CDS encoding LuxR C-terminal-related transcriptional regulator, translated to MSNPGIAAELFIAEATVKTHLLRIFKKLGVPSRTAAVVTAKERGLACRADGSRRVAELQHQRGFAVDQGQADFDLGEPLEAEGAAADTLSHGRRGAAASGVGDVVGEAVRADGCHTHGRVVQFRRVQPDGRRLGQHQHAVTVEAVLHVRTRRRERTRVRVPGCCRGCRRRAGCGRGGRRCCRRGGRGSGCRWLCGRGFAAATGQGQSEGGENGEMAAHGLVVVRPAGTGPVWTTTATRETEPHLQVTAVPHGLVV
- a CDS encoding MFS transporter, with protein sequence MPAVPEQHTSAPVSWRPLVAACLGTFLLMIYTTIVTVALPNVGADLGGGFTGLQWIVDVFTVALAGLLLGMGSLSDNLGRKRVYLTGLVAFGLATLVCGLADSVAVLIAARAGQGIAGAAMFATILPLVGLTYHGHARAKAFAIWGTVAGVAGAVGTVAGGVLAELLGWRWIFFASLPIWAVALILGATTLTESVRTGNRIDVPGIAAFTLSATALTYAVIDGGDHGWTAPGAVIALVVAVVCVVVFVVVQRRSRTPMVPLKLFGTPAFIGVLVVAFGYYFASFGALPVLSLWLQGTAGLSPLDTSLVLTVQIVVFFLVSALISKRLHGLAPSIALGGATVLIGLGCATATVVLADPSWVALLPALVITGIGAGMVSPVFPAVAIAAVPPAYGGTAGAAANSSRQLGLALGIALCGTIYRGQGQQTTSGIVAAMVFCASLAVLSGLVAGALLRRPHKPASKVSSGQDVT
- a CDS encoding CGNR zinc finger domain-containing protein translates to MRENHYYAEILRLVTDFTNAPLAGLADLRQRCASTCLSLEIPSGPADLAGVRALALRWAEIVDADSETSRVRLLNTLLAEAAAYPRITDHDGAGWHLHYRDDGVSLAPVLRAVVAVAAAQHLTELGMHRLGRCALVECRLAFVDFSRGGSQRYCSRVCANRDAVRRHRQKVS
- a CDS encoding epoxide hydrolase family protein, which produces MNEIKPFTANVPQADLTELADRLARVRWANELPADQVTDGVQRGPVPPGWEYGVPLEYVRRLVSYWRDGYDWRHWEAKLNEHPQFTTEIDGQNIHFLHVRSAEPDATPLLLTHGWPNSVFEYLDLIGPLTDPRSHGGDPADAFHLVIPSLPGFGFSGPTHEKGWNRYRTARAWAELMRRLGYERYGTHGNDAGSFVAPEVGRIAPDHVIGVHVTQLFSFPSGDPAEFDGMSAQELEYVRFLQHFNDNMSAYAKLQQTAPQNLAHALADSPTGQLAWSAQLLGGTSDDHVLTNVTLYWLTNTAASAARFYYEDHHAEHPAEPTTAPTGLASFAFDFTPLRRFAERDHSNIVSWNEFERGSHWATQDAPDLLVGDIRQFFRSVS
- a CDS encoding helix-turn-helix transcriptional regulator — encoded protein: MIETSGRLLRLLALLQSPRDWTGAELADRLRVSGRTVRNDVERLRALGYPVNATRGSTGGYRLGAGAQLPPLLLDDEEAVAVAVSLRTAAGGTVTGIEETAERALTKLEQVLPSRLRRRVNALQSYTVPVPRDVPAPRVSAEILTVLTAACRDHERLRFDYLDHGGGGSVREVEPYRLVNWGSRWYLVAWDVDRADWRTFRVDRLTPRVPTGPRFTARDLPEDVVDRVRRGVSSAAWRYRAKVIVHAPATVVAERISAAVGTVEARDEDTAVLHTGSDTVAGMAVHLGLLGLGFTVVEPPELVEHVKVLAERYRDAVG
- a CDS encoding amidase; the protein is MIVVDYEEYRRYDAVGLAELVARGEVSAADLLEAAIDRAEQVNPKLNAIVYPMYGIARERAASELSGPLAGVPFLLKDLGQDYAGLPTGSGSRSLRGRAAAAHSVNVRRWLDAGLVVFGKTATPEFGTKAVTEPVATGPTRNPWNLGHTPGGSSGGAAAAVAAGIVPVAGASDGGGSIRIPAACCGLFGLKPGRGLLSSGPLRAEGFHGAATDGVISRTVRDTAAMLDALTATRDLGGPYLPALPDVPFLELAAREPGKLRIGYMTRSPLGSAVHDDAVAAVEHARSVLEKLGHDVEPAEPEIDGRQLARDFLTGWSAYAATIIADIRRTTGAKPQDFELDTRMLAAAAWAVKAPDYVAAHQRWNGYTRALATFHERYDLLLTPTLARPPVRIGELATPPAVRLAAQVMEQLKLVGAFSKTNAWYEQALTNLAPVPFTQLANITGRPAMSVPLHRTAQGLPLGVQFVGGLGGEGTLLALATQLESAQPWARDEPAGI
- a CDS encoding DUF2207 domain-containing protein, giving the protein MLRVLTAGTLALGAVLAMASTASAEPGERITAYDVAVTIAGDGTAHVTETIAYDFGKNERHGITRKVTGKRVTGTATATSPDGAPAGVTTTGSVIRVGDPAVTVTGAHTYVLNYDVAAAAESRGTDAAVFWHVVDGSWDVPMAAVTGTITAPAAATLGSCTVSGTTPCNGATSAAGNVIRVNQKNIVARDVVLVSATFPSAGLALPTSTPPTSHTRPARTTSAADVSSSRSSGTSAFGWIFGLGIAGVVIALFARAGRTRRPGGGFHSYGGSSSWSGSSYSDSSSSSSSSSDSGSSSSSSDSGGSGSW
- a CDS encoding VOC family protein, which encodes MYGIVPVSDLARSLPWFEVFFGRPADEVAGEEHLWQVGVNAWIALDGRDLRARGVGGTMITFGVTDLDDILARLAANDIAHEPVETYGNGVRHVDVNDPDGNTLSLAQAPTP
- a CDS encoding multicopper oxidase family protein → MLNRRDLIKLTAVGGAVAAFPLERIMGGGESGPRVAAFATALHIPPAAKPVHQSATTDFYFVGVHEAEAEILPGVKSKVLTYDGKFPGATIHAKRGREVAVTYVNAMAESTVVHLHGAHVAAASDGHPTDLIKSGDQKQYRYPNTQQAASLWYHAHAHHSEAEQVYRGLAGMYLLHDEAERSLGLPEGEFDVPLLLRDVHIDAAGKLVYTAGGFEERRTLLVNGRVQPYFRVSARKYRLRFYNGSNERAYRLRLADTSSFQLIGSDGGLLPAPVTATSFDLWPGERVEAVIDFSRYPVGTQLVLFNDLGDVESTQQVMRFDVTRTATDDSRVPAVLRPLQDLGTPTVHREVELKLDLQRGAFVIDGRIFDPARVDQQIKLGTTEIWTIRNADTQPSIPHNLHLHLVQFQVLDRNGKPVGGHESGPKDTVTIPPGGNVRIKVRFDGHEGRYVYHCHMLDHSATGMMGQMEIKR